The sequence below is a genomic window from Salinispira pacifica.
CCCCGGATCGTAGGCGTTTACCCGTATTCCGCCGCGCCCTGCGGACTTAAGCCTGTTATCCAGCTCATAGGTGAACAGAATATTGCAGAGTTTTGATGTTGAGTATGCCTCGGCACCCCGGTCCTTAAGCGGAGCCGGCTCGGGCTGGCGCTCAGGGTACGCAAGGTACTCAGCCCGGATGTAGCGGGGTTTGCTCAGAGGCCCTCCCCGGCCATCGGGATCGTGCACCGAACTGGAAACCATCACGATGCTCCCGGCATCGTGCAGGTACGGCAGCAGCAGGTTCACCAGCAGGAAATGGCCCAGATGGTTCACGGCAAAACTCATTTCAATGCCATCTGCAGAGCGCTCTTCATTGCTGCGGAAAGAAAGCCCTGCATTACAGATGACGCTCTCCAGATCGTCAATTCCCGAGCGGGAAAAGCGGTTCACAAATTCCCGGACAGATTTCATGGATGCCAGATCCAGCTCCACCGGGATAATGTTATGGTTGCCCGTTTCTTTGCTCAGAGTTTCGGCAGCTGCGGCAAGCTCGTCCATGCGCCGGCCGGCCATGAGTACTCGCCGGGATTCATCCGACGCCAGCACCCTTGCAGTTTCAAAGCCCAGACCCCGGTTGGCTCCGGTGATAATCGTTGTCATTGTATGCTCCCCCGGCTGCCTGACACAGCTACCGAATATCCAGAATAAAAATCGCCCCACAGCATAATACATCCTTTGGATGAAAAAAAAGCCCTATATTGACCGGATTCACCGGCTCTGATATATTACTGCTTCACAACGGGGTGTAGCCTAGTGGCTAAGGCGTCTGCTTTGGGAGCAGAAGATCGCTGGTTCGAGTCCAGTCACCCCGACTTACATATGCCGATACCCGGTCGGCATTTTTTGCGTTATACTCAGTGTATAATACATCCTGCGTCCATAGCTCAGCTGGATAGAGCAACGGCCTTCTAAGCCGTAGGTCGCACGTTCGAGTCGTGCTGGACGCGCTAAATCATTAATATACAAGACTTTAAAAAGCCAAAATCAAACTTTGATTTTGGCTTTCTTGTTTGTTACCATATTGTTACCAAAGCAATGTAACGGTGGTAACACATGAATTATGCGCCATACACAATGTTCAAGCGGGGCCGAAAATACTACGTTCGCTTCCGCAAACCCGACGGCAGCAGAACCAGCCCGGTATCCAGCGGCCAGACCAATGAACGGGCGGCCAAGTCATGGGCCCAACAGCAGCTCGAAGCTGGAGCCGGCAAAGTTACAAGACGCTCACGCTTTCGCCATCTCGCTCATAATTTTTTTGATATCGATGGAATCTATCATCAAGAATGTATGGCAAATTTTCATCGAATATCAGAACGCCAGTTACGAAGCAAACAGCTGATGATGAAAAATCACATACTTCCCCACTTCGGCGAAATGCAGCTTGAAGAAATCATTACAGCTGACATCTCAAAGTTCAAACACGTGTTGATGAAGAAAAATCTCTCCGGCAACTCTATAAATAAATATCTGTCATGCCTCAAGGCAATTTTCGAATATGCTGAAGAAAACGGGTACATCAACAAGATTCCAACCTTGAAGCGGGCAAGCATCCAGGATCGAACACGCACCATCCTTACCCGTCGCCAAGCCAAATCACTGTTTCGCGATGATGACTGGAACGGCAATATGCGAGCCCGAACCATGAACCGTCTTGCAATGATCACCGGTATGAGGGCCAGCGAGATACTTGCCCTCAACTATGAAGATATCCTGTCTCCAGACGACATTGAAGCCAGGGCCCTGGCCAGCGCTGATATCCAACAGATGTATCACCGTATGCTCGGCGGACAGGTGCCTGACTGTACAGTAATAGCAATCTATAAGGCATGGGATCAGCAGGACAGTCAATTAAACGACCATACGAAAACCGACTGTTCACGGCGCTTCGTCCCTATCCCCGAATCGATGGTTGAAGAACTTGCTTCGATACGACCTTTCAGGGAGAAGCTACAACCCGACTCACCCTTTATCTTTTTTGCAGAGTACTCCTCGCACAAACCCATGGAAGGCAGAGTTGCGTTGAGAGAAATGCGTCGCAAGATTGAAGAAAAAGTGCGCATTAACGATGAAGTTCTCACAGTCGAAAAGCAGAAAGAACGTCTTCTTGATTTTCACTCCTGGCGGCATTTCCTCAACACCCAGATGATCGAACATGGATTTGCCGAAGTAATCGCTGATCTGATGACCGGTCATGCTACCAAAAGCATGACTCAGAATTACACCCGGCTCATGAACTTCAGCGAAATAATTGAGATGCAGGAGAAGCTGCTGTCCTAAAAAAAGTTAAAATTAACTTTTGGAAATCGCAAATTTATTATGGTAGGCTGATTCATCCGCTTTTAAGGAGGATGATCATGGCTAAGGATACCCTGCTCACCGTCGAAGAGCTGTCTTAAAAACTGAAAATGCCGGTATCAACGATCTATGCTTATACCTCTCAACGCCAAATTCCACATTATAAGGTCGGGAAGGGTCTGCTTTTCAGCGATTCGAAAATTGACGCCTGGCTGGAGACCAAAGCGATTGATCCGTTGGATTTTGTCCCGATGAAAGATGAATGAAGGAATATAAGCGTCAAAGTAACCCCACCTGCCTGAAGTAAGCAGTCTGAAATACAATTGCCTCCAGTCGGAGGAATGTGTATGTAAAAGTATAGCCGAGAAGTGCATCTGCAGCATCTTGAAGCCTGGAAACAGCAGGGTATCAGCGGAAGCGAATACTGCAAAACCCATGGCATTAAACCAACCACCTTCTACAGCTGGATTAAAATAGAGAAGAAATTAGCCTCACAGGATGCCGGTGGACTCCCGGGATTCGTGGCCATACATCCGAATACAGATTTTCAACCACAGATGATGCAGTCAGAGATAGTAATCCGCAAAGGTGACATCAGTATTTCTGTTCCGGCAGGTGCGTCGCAGAACCAGATTGTAAATATTCTGTCTGCTCTGGGTGCAGCAGAATGATTATAGATCTTTCAAGCGAAATATTCTGCCTTGGAGCGGAAGTCGGATGGTAAAAATCGGTGAAGAGGTCTCTGAAAAACTTCATGTGATTCCCCCCAAGATGTGGTTGAGCGAATTATTCGACCCAAATATTCCTATCATGTGTGTGAAGGATCCGGCGATGAAGATAAGCCAGCCGTCCGAATTGCACCGGTACAGCCGGCAATTATCGATAAAAGCATTGCTACCCCCGCACTTCTTGCTTTTGTAATCGTAAACAAGTTTGTGGATCATCTGCCCTACTACCGGCAGGAAAGCCGGTTTGAGCGTATCGGCATCCATATTTCCCGGCAAAACATGAGTCACTGGCAGAATTCGGTATATAAGCGGATCAAGCAGCTTATCAGGCAGTTCAAAACACACATAAAAACCGGCCAGGTCGTGCATATGGCCTGGTCGTAATCCTTCGGATTACTGCCCGGCCAGGCATCCGGGATGAAACCACCGCTCAAGTGATGAAAGAAGTAGGCGGAGATAATACTTCCAAGTCATATATGTGGCTTGCCCGGGGTTGGTCGCTGCCTACGGCAGCTGCTTCGTAAGAATCGCCCACGAGCAGAAAGTTCAAGCACCATGTACTTCCTTATTGAAACAGCAAAAGCGAATGGTCTCGATCCTCACCGCTATTTGCTCAAGCTGCTCGAAAAGGCTCCTCTGGCTGCATCGGAAAACGACTGGATTTCGCTGTTGCCTTGGAATATCGAGTAGGGCTTTGACGCTTACTATTATTTTCAGCTTTATACGTTTTGAATCATGAACTTCCTATAACTGACAATATATGCTCGTTTCACTCGGGCTTCGCAAAATCTACTACTTCGTGGTAGACTTAATATTTTGTCGGAGAATTAGCGGGAAATGCCACGTCTGTACTTTACAAGGAGTACGAAGCGGCTATCTGTGGCCGCCTTGAATATAAAATTACTACTTATTAGGAGTAAAAAATGAAAAGGTCATTCCCTTTTTTTGAAGTGATTGCAGTTGTTTTGATGATGACAGCTGTGTTTCCTGCGTCTGCGACACCGCTTTCTGCCGGTGACACAGAAACCTACACGGCCGGCGGTGTATCCTTCGTCATGTCCTACGTCCCCGGGGGTATGACCTTTCCCACGGGTGTCAATGACGACGGAAGTGCAACTGTAGATAACGCATATTGGATAGGAGAGACCGAGGTGACTTACGAGCTTTGGGATACGGTATACACTTGGGCGACAAGCAAGGCAAGAGGGGCGAAGATATATGGTTTTGCTAATGCTGGTCGCCAGGGCGGAGATTTAAAATCTGGTCCCATTGGGACGAACCAGCACCCGGTGACCACGGTAAACTGGCGTGATGCCATGGTATGGTGCAACGCGCTTACGGAATGGTACAATGCGCAGAACGGAACAAGCTATGATCACGTCTACAGTTACGGGGGCTCGATAATAAGGGATTCCCGTGATGCCACTGCCTGCGAGGCAGCAGTTGAGAGCTCTACCGCGAAAGGCTTCCGCCTGCTGTCTAGAAATGAGTATGAACTTGCGGCGCGGTACCGTAACGGGACTGACTGGACCTACGGGGACCACGCAAGCGGAGACGAAAGTGGTGCATGTTTTGATGACGGGAGTATCTTGGGAGATCTTGGTATGTCCACGGTAATCGGGGATTATGCTGTGTATCGCGGCAATTCCGGGTTATCTACTGCAGTGGTAAAAAGCAAAACAGCCAATGCACTGGGCTTATACGATATGAGTGGCAATGTGGCGGAGTGGTGTTTTACTAAGAGCGGGTCTCGTCAACGCGGGCTTCTTGGCGGGAGTTGTGGCAGTTCTGCCGGCGGCCTGCAGGTTGGCGCCTGGTCCTACTACTACCCGGGCGAAGAGAGTCCCGGTAGCGGCTTCCGCATTGCGAGGACGGCCGATTGATATATCAATCGGCTTGACCTTTTGGGTTTTTACCTTTTGTCTTGGCATTCTTCTGCCCCTTTAGTCGATTTATTTTTTGAGCAGAAAAACGATTCCAGGGAAATATCAGTGTTTCCCTGGAATACCTGGAACCAGACGGTTGGGCACATCCAATAACAGAGTTTACCAGGTTACGCCTGCGGCTCCACCCGAATTGCCTCTGGTCGCAGGCTCCCGACGGCAACTTCTGGTAAACTTGAAACGTTATATGAAATGTCATGTACGAATAAAACAAAAAGAGAAAGAAAAATGAAAAAGATTTATGCACTTCCCCACTTTTCGGACGTCTCAGAGCAAGAAATAGTATTTTTCAAATGATGGTCCCAAAGCCTTGAGTATGGTTTTCTGATCTTCTCGCAGAGTTGATATTGGAGTCACGGTCTTATCTTCCAAAGTTATCCGTTGGAACTTGAACCGCCCCGGCTTTACCGGAGATAAAATCTTGTGAGAGGATGGAGTCATGGTAAGGAAAAACAGCAGGTTTTCTGAGGAAGTAAGGGAGCGGGCAATCCGGATGGTATTCGCCGCCAAGGATGAATATGATTCGCAGTGGGCCGCTATAGAGTCGATAGCTGAAAAGATAGGCTGTACTGCAGAGACTCTGCGGCGTTGGGTGCGACAGGCTGAGAAAGATAATGGTAGTCGGGAAGGCATCACTACCGGCGAAAAGAAAAGAATAGAAGATTTTGAGCGGGAAGTTCGAGAGCTCAAAAAAGCCAATGAAATATTACGCCTGGCTGCCGGATATTTCGCGAAGACGGAGCTCGACCGCCCACACAAGAAATAGTTGAGTTTATAGACACGCACCGGAATGTATATGGAGTCGAGCCGATCTGCAAAGTCTTACCGATTGCTTCATGGTTATATTAGGGCCTCCTGAAAAAACCTTAACCCTATACATATAAATGAAATACTGCTAGAATTTGTGCATGAAGTGCACGGTTTTTGCGAAAACCAGGCAAAAACCCTTGCACCTGTTTTCTTGGCGGGAGGGATTGTGTATAGAACTGAGGACAAAACGCAGCTTTCATTTGAAGATTTCTATCTCCCATTTGGAGGCAAACTGAACCCCAATAACCGCTGGGTACAGCTTGCTGATTTAATTCCCTGGGAAGATTTAGAAGCAGAATACGCCTCACAGTTTGCTATCGAAAGCGGGCAAGGCGCTCCGGCAATACAGTTTCGGACAGCTCTGGGTGCCCTGATTATAAAGGAAAAATTAGGAATTACAGATGAGGAAACCGTGGAGCAGATTCGTGAGACGCCTTACCTGCAATATCTCATCGGAATGCAGGGGTACCAGGATGAGGCTCCTTTTGATCCATCCATGCCTGGTCACTCGCTACGCTCGTTGCCCGGCCGTGCATCCGGGATGGTGCATTTCAGAAAGCGAATCAGCATGGACATGATCACTCACGCAAATGAATTGATTATTGCCGAAGAACGTAAAAAAAAACTGAAGATGATACGGAAGCTGAAAAAGAAGAAAATTCTGAGGTAGAAAACAGCGGAAAGCTTCTGATTGATGCTACCTGTGTGCCCGGTGATATTCGCTATCCCACCGATCTTTCGCTTTTAAATGAGAGCCGGGAAAAACTGGAAACCATCATAGACGTTATTCACGCAGAACGGCCCAAGGGCGCGACAAAACCCCGAACATACCGGCAAAGGGCGCGAAAGGATTTTTTGGCTGTCATCAAAAAGCGCAAAGCGAGCAAGAACAAGATTCGCAAGGCAATACGCAAGCAGCTGGGGTACATACGCCGTAATCTCCGGCACATAGAGCAATTAGCAGCAGGTGTCAGTTTGAAAATCCTGTCACGGAAACAGTACCGGAATCTGCTGGTGATCTCAGAAGTCTTTCGCCAGCAGGCCCTGATGTATGAAAACAAAGATCATCGAATGTCAGGCCGGATCGTGAGCATATCCCAACCCCATATTCGCCCCATAGTCAGGGGAAAAGCCGGTACCCCGGTTGAGTTCGGCATGAAGATTTCATCCGCCAATATTAACGGGTACATGTTTATCGACCGATTTTCATGGGATCCATACAACGAGTCTGGTGATTTAGACATGCAGGCTGAAAATTACAAACAGAGATATGGCGTGTATCCGGAATCAATACACGCCGATCAGATTTACCGCACCAGGGACAACCGAAATTGGTGCAAGAAACGGGGAATCAGATTATCTGGTCCACCACTGGGTCGTCCACCGAAAGATCGTGGAGAAAATCGGGAACGAAAGAAGCTGGCCCGTCAGGATGAGCTGGATAGAATCGCCGTTGAAGGGACATTCGGTAGAGCAAAACGACGGTACTCAATGGGTCGATTAATGACAAAGCTTTCTGAGACCAGTGAATCGCAGGTGGCCATGATCATGCTGGTGATGAACCTGGAAAAGATTCGCATGGATCTTTTTTACGTCTTTATCATAGCTATGCTACGCAGCCGAAAAATTCCGAAGTCTCATTTCCCCGTGGTATTGGGGTATGGTAATATGGCAGCATAGGGTTTTTTTCAGGAGGCCCTATTTAGAGGACATCAGAGATGATCTTTTGTCAGGAGAATACCAGCCTCTCCCAGCAAAGCGCGTATATATTCCAAAACCAAACGGCAAGTTACGACCTTTGGGAATACCTACACTAAGAGATCGAATTGTACAGCGAGCAATGCTGATGGCGATGGAGCCGATATGGGAAAGTGACTTTCACAGACTATCCTACGGCTTCAGACCTGAACGAAGTGTACATCATGCAATTCGAACAGTAAAGTTTCAGCTTCAGGATGGAGTTGAAACGGTTGGAAGGTGGATCATCGAAGGCGATCTATCAAGCTATTTTGATACGGTTCATCACAGACTTCTTATGAAATGCGTGCGCAGGAGGATCAAGGATAAGCGCTTTACCGCACTGCTGTGGCGGTTTCTCAAGGCTGGGCATATCGACAAAGATCTCTTCAAGGCTGCGAGCGAAGGAGTTCCTCAGGGTGGAGTACTCTCTCCACTACTGTCCAATATCATGCTAAATGAGTTCGACTGGTGGCTGGATCAGCTTTATCTGAGCAAGAAAGCACGGAAAGGCCGCTGGTATTGGAATAACACAATCAAGATTCAACGCCCAATCGCAGTGCGGGAAGGCCGAGAATGGCTGCCGGCAGTCACCTATTGCCGGTATGCTGATGACTTTGTGATACAAGTAAAGGGCAATCGACAGCATGCAGAATTGATTAGGGAGCAAGCACGCTCATTTCTTGAAGATACGCTACATCTGACCTTGAACATGGAGAAGACCCATATTACCCATGTGGATGACGGCTTTGTGTTTCTTGGTCATAGAATTATCCGCAAGCGAGGCCCGCGAGGCATCAAACGTCCAGTCACAACAATTCCGCACCAGAAAGCGAAAGCATTTGCCCGCTCAATAGCACAGGAACTGTCGGGAAATTATAGCGAGAATAAAATCGCTATGGTGGAACGATTGAACCGGAAACTTGCAGGCTGGGCGAATTTCTATCAGTTTACTGATTATACATCGTACGTCTATCGCCGAATTGATAGAGTTGTATTTTGGAAGCTGGCACATTGGCTGGCGCGGAAGTATCGGACATCAATCAAGAGTCTTGCAAGGCGAGGAATACGGAGTCCTGCACCGGGTAAAGCCAAAACATGGATTCTCTATGGAGCAAATCCAAATGGCAAAATCCAGGGCATAGACCTTCGTCGGCTGGTTACCAGTCCGAAGAAGCAATTCCGCTGGAGAAATCCTGAAGTTAATCCATACCTGCCACGAGAAGAAGAACGAAATACTGTGAGCTCAACGTATGATCAAGTTGCGAGGGCTATTAGCCCGATCTAAATGGAAAGCCGGATGCGCTGAAAGGTGCACGTCCGGTTTGGGGAGGAGAGGCAGGGAGATAGTTCGACTACGCCCTGTCTCTTACTCTACTCAGATTACCCGGAGGGATGGTGTATTTGGTAGCGATTATTGACCTGTATTCCCGGAAAGTTTTGAGTTGGAGACTGAGCAACAGCATGAAGGTTGATTTCTGCAATGAGGCTTTGCTCGAAGCTCTGGAAAAATATGGCGTTCCAGCGATCTTTAACACAGATCAGGGTAGCCAGTTTACATCGGATTCATTTATACAGATCCTCAAGGATCATCAAATTGAAATCAGCATGGACGGCAAAGGTCGTGCACTGGATAATATTTATATTGAACGGCTTTGGAGGACATTAAAGTACGAAGACATTTACATCAAAGGTTATGAAAGCATGACCGCTCTGCGAGACGGGTTACACCGCTATTTCCACTTCTACAATACCAAGCGATACCACCAGTCTTTGGACTATCAGGTTCCTGATGAAAAGTATGAATCATTTCAGATTCCGGATCAGGAATGGAGATCAGCAGCCTAATAAGGCTCCACGTAAAACTTATCAGATTTTGGTCTGGACAAAGGGCTCAGCTTATCCCGAAAGATTGTCGGTTGGACTGTAGAAATTGAAGAAAGTCCCGAGTTGGCTGAGGCGCTTTTTCGCCGAACTATCAATGGCCAAAAACGGCAGCCGAAGTTCGTTCACGCCGACAATGGTGGCCCCATGAAAGGCTTAAGTCTCGTAGCATTTTTAACAATGCTGCAGATAAACATGACCTACAATCGCCCGAGAGTCAGCAACGAAAATCCTTTCATTGAATCATTTTTTGGATCCATGAAAGGCCATGTGAAATACCCCAGACACTTTGAGGGTATAGAGCATTCAAGGACATGGTTCGCCGACTTCATCGATTGGTACAATAACCGGCACCAGCATTCGGGTATCGGTTATGTGACTCCGGCTCAGCGTCATGGCGGAGAAGATGTAGTAATCCTGAGACAGCGCCAGAAATGTTTGAATAAGGCTTGCGAAAAATTCCCGGAACGTTTTGTTCGGGGAACGAGGAACTTGTTGAATGATCGACAGGTGATACTCCACAAGCAGGAAAAAAAGGAACAGGAAGTCGCATAATTTATATCAAAGACCGAAGGACCATGTGACATCTATGTTGACAAATGTCGGAGTGGTCTTGATCTACACAGCTATTTGTTCTATCTGTTCGAAAAGGTTCAGTTGGCTGAATCGGAAAACGAGTGGATTTCGCTCCAAGGGTCAAACCTGCCGGAAGATTAATTTCAGAATCAGTTTTGCTTATCTGGTCAGAAAAATAGAGGTGAAATGCTTTATACGCAGACACGGAATCCAAGGGTCGAAAGCCAACCTTCCATGGAAATCTGCGAAGTGCTATCCGGCAAGCAACATCTGATAGAATCGACCACTTCTGGCTGGTACTGTGGTAGATCTTATCATCCAACATTTCATCTGCCGGGTTAATATGTCATGACACTTACTACTACACATACATCTTTTTGTAGTATATAATGTCACGCTATGACCAACGAAACCAGAAACAGGATTCTACAAGTCTTTGAAAAGCAGTCAGGCTACGCAAGAACTCAAGACATAAAATCCGAAGGCCTTCATCATAAGTACCTCCAGGAGCTCGTAGATGATGGCACTATACTAAAAATCAAACACGGCCTTTACAGCCTCACTGAACTCGATGATGCTGCGACTCTCCATGAAGCACTTCTTACCGTTCCGGATGGAATTATCTGTATGGGTACAGCTCTGGCCTACTACGAGTTGACAACCTGGAATCCGCCTGAAATACATATTGCCCTGCTCCGGGGAAGAAAGATTCTACTTCCAGATTATCCTCCTATCCAGCTATACCATGTATCTGAGGATATTTTCACCCTTGGTCAAACAGAGATTAAAACAGACTCCGGGCATTATATACCAATATACAACAGGGAGAGAGCCGTGTGCGATGCTATAAGGTTCAGAAACAAGATCGGCATCGACATCATGAAGGAAGTCCTTGGAGGATATATACAGAGTGATCATCGCGATCTCAATACTCTAAACCGTTATGCCCGGAAACTAAGGATTGAAACTGTCCTCAACCAATACCTGGATGTTCTCCTATGAACAATATCACTGACTCTGTAAAGGCTCGCCTTCGCAACCTCGCCCGGAAAGAAAAGAAAGATTATGTGTTGATCACGCGATTGTACATGCAAGAGGGTATTCTCCGCAGGATAGGAAAATCAAAGTACTCCGAATCATTTTGTCTGAAAGGTGGTCTGCTTCTCTATTCTATCTCCGGCTTTACAAGCAGACCGACAATGGATCTTGATCTGCTGGGCATAAACATACCAAGCGGAGAAGACAAATTCCGCTCCATCCTGACCGAAATCCTCTCTATAGAAGCAGCAGATGGCCTTGTATTTGATACCGATTCCTTGAAGCTCCAGGAAATAATCGAAGGAGCAGACTACCATGGGCAGCAGTTAAAGGTACTCTGCAGGCTCGGATCGATCAGAACAAACCTGAAACTCGACATCGGATTTGGTGACACAATCTATCCTGGACCGGTACAAATGGAGTATCCGGCTCTACTGGAAACAGATCCGATAAAAATATCTGCCTACTCTCTGGAATCGGTGATTGCCGAGAAGTTTGATGCCATGATTGTTCTTGATGCCCGCAACAGCAGGATGAAAGACTTTTATGACATCTATGATATCCTGACAAACCACAGGATTGACCAGGCTATCTTGGAAGAGGCGATCCGGCTAACCATCAACACAAGACGAACTATCCTCCCGGAAGCGCCTGCAATCTTCCAGGATGCTTTCAGCTCAGATCCCAGAAACCAGCAGCTCTGGAACTGATTTCTGAAAAGAATCAAGGCTGAAGAGATCGGATTCGCTACCGTTGTGAATAAGATTACGGAGCAGCTTTATCCCATATACATTAACTTGAAATAATAGAGACTATACACCAGTTAAAGAACTTTCCATACCAAGGTATGTCCCATGACCGGGCAACTCTCGATCCTTTAGCATAGAACTGGGTTGACAATAATCCGCTATAGAACCAATAAATCCAACCCCATCCCGCCATTCTGTCAATCAATCGCCTTATCGAAGAGTGTTTCCATCCGGGAATTACTCACGGGTACTCTTACTCTCTATTCGTGTCACCACCGGACTAAAATTGCATAATTTCACCGGTTCTAAATTGCAGTAATACATTCCAAACCTGCAAGCTGAAGTCGCATGCGGTCACTTCGCACAGAATCTGTCCATTCAGATCCTCGGTAATAGCCGGGACGTCAATTCGCATCATTTCCTGAATAGGGACCAATATCAACATCGCTCCCGGAAAAAGTGTTGGTCTGGAAAGAAAGCGTATCCTTGCCCAATACCCATAAAAACGACCTACGGCCAAATTTTCCTTCAGAAAATGTGACCAAAAGTGTGACCAAATTGATGCTCAAGACCTGGAATTAATCGAAATTTCGACCTACGGCCAACTGATACATATTTTTCTAAATTATTACAATACAAAGCTTTATAAAAGCTACTATAACCAACCAAAATTTTGCCTTCGAGCCTTCTAAGCCGTACATCGGGTCGAACCGGAAGCCCGAAGGGCTGAGGACCGATCCCGAATAGGTCGCACGTTCGAGTAAATTGCGTACCGCAGCGGCAAATAGCCGATGTGAGGAACGCGATGACAGTCGTGCTGGACGCGTCCATAAAAAAAGTCGATCTGAAAAGATCGGCTTTTTTTATGGACCTCTACTGAAGCGCGACTCGAAGCGAGGAGCCGCCGAGCGAATAGCGGGGACAAGCGCCCCGGACGGGCGCGGCAGGCGACGAGACGCCCGGAAGGAACCAGACAGGAAGTCTGGCGACTGGAAGGTGAATTCCCCAGTTTCGTAGGCATCTGTTAAACTCAGTTATAGTGGCAAACTATTCACATCTATGCCTTTATATGAAATAATTTTGCAGGTGTATGGAGTATAGGGTGTATATACCCGTGGAGGAGATTCACGATTTAACTACAGGCGGTATCTTCTCAAGCTCCCCGGCAATCTTTTTCCGTTCTCGCCTTAGGTCGTATTCATCCTGAATGCCCAGCCAGAAATCAGCGGAGTTCCCAAAATACTTCGCCAGGCGCAGAGCAGTATCTGCGGTGATCTTCCGATTACCTTTGAGTACCTGAGAAATCCGTGTTGCGGGTACGTTAATATCCTTGGCGAGGCGGTATGCTGTTATCTCCATGGGTTGTAGAAACTCTTCAAAAAGTATTTCACCAGGTGTGATAAGTGGTATTGAATCCATGTTTTCTCCTATGATCGCTAATCGGTTTGTACCGCAACTGCAAAGCAGCGAGGAACAATCCCGACAGAGCGAAACAGCCGTGTACCGCAGTCCATAAGGACGAGGAACATGGCGAGTAGCAGGTCGCAACGCGACCGACCAGGCACGGATGCATGGCCGAGCAGGTCGCAACGCGACCGACCAGGCCCCTAATGATAGTCGGTTATCTCGACATCGCTAGCCGAACCATTCTCCCATCGAAAGCAGATGCGATACTGATCGTTGATTCGGATGCTATACTGCCCTTTCCGGTTTCCTGAGAGTTGCTCCAAACGATTTCCCGGGGGTAACTCTCAAATCGTTCAGATCTTTCGCCCTGTGGATTATTATCAGTTTTCTCAGGCCCGTTCGCTGAATATCCCGAGGAAATCGCTTTGAGTATGTCTCATTCCAGATTTTCTAGGTTTCTTTGTCAATGAACGATTCGATCATCAAAAGATATTATCGCTTAACGTTACTATCGTCAAGCGTTAATACCAATTGTTTCAAGTACCAAATAAAGCATCGAAACGAAATAGAATAAATTTCTTGTGCATATCCCAGACTAACTAAGACATGAATGTACCTTCGAATAGGA
It includes:
- a CDS encoding SDR family NAD(P)-dependent oxidoreductase — its product is MTTIITGANRGLGFETARVLASDESRRVLMAGRRMDELAAAAETLSKETGNHNIIPVELDLASMKSVREFVNRFSRSGIDDLESVICNAGLSFRSNEERSADGIEMSFAVNHLGHFLLVNLLLPYLHDAGSIVMVSSSVHDPDGRGGPLSKPRYIRAEYLAYPERQPEPAPLKDRGAEAYSTSKLCNILFTYELDNRLKSAGRGGIRVNAYDPGLMAGTGLGRDEKGLMRFMWNRVLPGMSRLFGFGRTTREAARELADLVCAEEYAGSSGLYFSAGKETESSGDSYTPHFAADLWEFSARISGIKEM
- a CDS encoding tyrosine-type recombinase/integrase, whose amino-acid sequence is MNYAPYTMFKRGRKYYVRFRKPDGSRTSPVSSGQTNERAAKSWAQQQLEAGAGKVTRRSRFRHLAHNFFDIDGIYHQECMANFHRISERQLRSKQLMMKNHILPHFGEMQLEEIITADISKFKHVLMKKNLSGNSINKYLSCLKAIFEYAEENGYINKIPTLKRASIQDRTRTILTRRQAKSLFRDDDWNGNMRARTMNRLAMITGMRASEILALNYEDILSPDDIEARALASADIQQMYHRMLGGQVPDCTVIAIYKAWDQQDSQLNDHTKTDCSRRFVPIPESMVEELASIRPFREKLQPDSPFIFFAEYSSHKPMEGRVALREMRRKIEEKVRINDEVLTVEKQKERLLDFHSWRHFLNTQMIEHGFAEVIADLMTGHATKSMTQNYTRLMNFSEIIEMQEKLLS
- a CDS encoding helix-turn-helix domain-containing protein, which gives rise to MPVSTIYAYTSQRQIPHYKVGKGLLFSDSKIDAWLETKAIDPLDFVPMKDE
- a CDS encoding IS66 family transposase — its product is MVERIIRPKYSYHVCEGSGDEDKPAVRIAPVQPAIIDKSIATPALLAFVIVNKFVDHLPYYRQESRFERIGIHISRQNMSHWQNSVYKRIKQLIRQFKTHIKTGQVVHMAWS
- a CDS encoding transposase domain-containing protein, yielding MYFLIETAKANGLDPHRYLLKLLEKAPLAASENDWISLLPWNIE
- a CDS encoding formylglycine-generating enzyme family protein, whose product is MKRSFPFFEVIAVVLMMTAVFPASATPLSAGDTETYTAGGVSFVMSYVPGGMTFPTGVNDDGSATVDNAYWIGETEVTYELWDTVYTWATSKARGAKIYGFANAGRQGGDLKSGPIGTNQHPVTTVNWRDAMVWCNALTEWYNAQNGTSYDHVYSYGGSIIRDSRDATACEAAVESSTAKGFRLLSRNEYELAARYRNGTDWTYGDHASGDESGACFDDGSILGDLGMSTVIGDYAVYRGNSGLSTAVVKSKTANALGLYDMSGNVAEWCFTKSGSRQRGLLGGSCGSSAGGLQVGAWSYYYPGEESPGSGFRIARTAD
- a CDS encoding IS5 family transposase (programmed frameshift); protein product: MYRTEDKTQLSFEDFYLPFGGKLNPNNRWVQLADLIPWEDLEAEYASQFAIESGQGAPAIQFRTALGALIIKEKLGITDEETVEQIRETPYLQYLIGMQGYQDEAPFDPSMPGHSLRSLPGRASGMVHFRKRISMDMITHANELIIAEERKKTEDDTEAEKEENSEVENSGKLLIDATCVPGDIRYPTDLSLLNESREKLETIIDVIHAERPKGATKPRTYRQRARKDFLAVIKKRKASKNKIRKAIRKQLGYIRRNLRHIEQLAAGVSLKILSRKQYRNLLVISEVFRQQALMYENKDHRMSGRIVSISQPHIRPIVRGKAGTPVEFGMKISSANINGYMFIDRFSWDPYNESGDLDMQAENYKQRYGVYPESIHADQIYRTRDNRNWCKKRGIRLSGPPLGRPPKDRGENRERKKLARQDELDRIAVEGTFGRAKRRYSMGRLMTKLSETSESQVAMIMLVMNLEKIRMDLFYVFIIAMLRSRKIPKSHFPVVLGYGNMAA